One Argentina anserina chromosome 6, drPotAnse1.1, whole genome shotgun sequence genomic window, TCCCAATCAAAACGGTGCATGGCTCATGCATGAGTACGAGAGTGAGTGCGACAAGTATGGCGAAAATGAATATGTAATTTGCGTTTTGAGGAGAAATCCAAGAAAAGCGCCACCACTACTACAAGATGATCAGAGAGATGTTCAACTTACCAAGAAGGAGAGTAGTACCAAAACGAGAAAGAGGATGAGTTCGACCGCTGTTGTTGAACAACGAAAGAGAAGGCTGAAAaagaattcgaaattaaaggAGGAACAGAGTTCTGAGGTTGATGACGTTGATCAATGTCCTGAACTCTTAGATATGGGAAAGGAAGAAAGGAAGCAAGAGACTTGCAACGTACAAGGTTGCAGCAGTTGTACGCAGTTGCCGGGGCTGCAGCCCTATGATCATGATCAGGCTACTTATACTTCTTTTCAGGGATATTATTCTTCTATTAATAATACCGATAATGATTATAGTTATCACTTCCCAGAGTATAATTTTTATGACGATGGTGCTAGTACTATAGACGAAATCATTGGACCAGTTAAAGATGACTGTTTGCGCGACAAGCAATTCCAGGATCAGCTATATCATGGCGACGAGAACAGGTTGGACTTTGGAGATTACTTGCATGGAGGCGTGTCGCAGCCGCCTAATGATGATGATCAGCCCACTATTGATTACCCGTGGAATATGTAATCTCCGGATCTATTCATGTCAGAATTAATGTTCTTATGTTTCAAAATTCTAAGTACGTAGTGTTGTATTAACTGTTGCTAAATGCTGTATGGTTGTACGTACGTTGATGCCATGAAACAGCTGTATTTCAATAAAGTCTGTACGTTTGTACTTGATGCACCTAGTCTTATATATATCTGAATTCTGAAGTCCATAATAGTGGATCATATTCTTGGTTACTGGCAGTGAAGGATCTAGGATTCATAATCCCGGggacatatatatgttgacaaCTTGAAATGTTGTCTTTCTTATTTGTTAACGGTTCATCTTATTTCTACATTCCCGGCTTCCTGCTATCCCCTTTAGTTGGCTCTGTGGTAAGGGCATGCATGCATTTGCCTTTTTCAGGAGTTATAGGGTTTTAAAGCTGGTAATTAAGATGGTGGTGGCGGTGACTGGTTGTGAATCTTTTTTGTTCCCCAAAAGTCCAAAaccgaaaacaaaacaaaataaataaacatgttTGAACTTCATCTTTCCCTTGCTTAATTTAACGCTTTAACTAATATCATCTTTTGGACTAAAGCCTATGGAAATTCCCATATTAAGGTATCTTCTCTCCCAATCTCTATGATAAGATTTGTCTTATTCATGCTTATGTAGAAGAAAACAATGCAAAAATTTTTGGGAATACATGATCAATCTTATTGAACAGGAATTGGCGTATCAAATTAAACAAGTAGTCCTTAGTTAATGTATCTTCGACTACTGTCTAAGGTATTGATACCCATACAAATAGGCATGTTTCCCGAATAGGCCAGGCCATGAGCCAGAGATAGAGACGTCAATTTGTTTTAGACGTCCAAGATTTTTCCATAAGCTACTTTCACTTAAGTATTCTGCCCTTAGTCAATTATTACAGTTTTCCTCTTAATCGAAACCGGCCAGAGTGTccaaaagatagaaaaaaaacttttaCTTTGATCAACAGAACTGTAAATTGATGACAAACAACTTCTAGTTTTTTGCCAAAATCGATATTTGGAGAAGCCGATTGAATTGAGATCGCGATCGATtacaaaatcataaattttaTGTAGAAATTCTTTGATAATGGAAAGTACAAAATACATTGATCGGGGAGTAACATCACTAACATGTGGCGCTTTTGGATAGAATTGAGTCATATATATGGTGTATCTATATGGTGTTTGTATAACTATGAAGACGCTCACTGAAGACCACGCACATCGCTTTCAGAGGCTTTTGTACTTTTAAGGTTTATAAGATGAATGTTTTATTCGTTATTTGTAAGAATGTGAGAGATTAATGTTATAGATACATAAACCGGCTATTATCGTGTTACGTGTTTCAAGTAATTATTCTATGTACTTAACTAATTATATTACTTCATGGTGTGGTAAACATGCACAtagtgaaataaaaaaatattatttgaaTATGAGTAatcaatcagaatcaaacacaTTCGAAAAGTAATCAATAATTTTAAAAGATTACGCTGCGTAGATATGGACCGGATACAGCATAATTTTTGGTTTCGTACTACTTATCCTAATCCTTCCATGATCTTAATTCCTTGCAACACATATTTCTATTTCCTTGCAACACACGGATGACCCCTATATATGGATCCTGTTTCCTTATCTCTTATAATTAATCGTGTTTATCACGATTAAAACAATCTCATTCAGCCATGAAAAGTTTTCCAATTGGTTTTAGGTTTCATCCTACAGATGACGAGCTGGTGAGCTACTACCTCCGCAACAAGGCTCAACTGGGCGACGAGTACCGGTCCTCTCACGTCCCCAATTGTCCTGAATTCTATGGCAAATCGGAGCCATGGACTATCTGGGACAAGTACGGTGGTCACGCTGTGGAGGACGGGGagcctctcttcttcttcgccAAGCGCAAAAGGTTGAACCCTAAAAGCTCACGATTTGATAGAAAAGTGGGCACTGGTACTTGGAGCGGCCAATATAGGGTTAAAGTTATGGAGGAGGGTAAGGTTATTGGAGTCAAGAGAGACTTTCGATACGAGCGTGGAAGCTCTGCAGATCAAAACAACCGTTGGTTGATGGATGAATATGAGTTGAACAAGAATGACATAACTGTACTCTGCACTTTGAGAAAAAACCCTACAAACCCACCACCGAAAACTGACGACCCTGCAGACCCGTCACCGGAAACTCACGTTAGTGAAACGGTGGAGAGTACTGTGGATGAAAGTCGGAGAAAGAGGAAGTTTGACGACTTCATTGGTGATCTTGAACAAGACCTAGATCAAAGGAGAAAGCTTATTGCAGATCTAGAACAAAGGAGAATGCTTCGAGGGAACAAGCAGCCGAGAACGGAAGGGACTTCTTGGGTTGAACAAGGTGGCCACCAGTAGTATTGATCATCATCAAGCCAGCAATAGTACTTGACTCCCAAATTATAAGGATTATTGGCTGGAGTTGGTTCTCGGTCGCTGGACTGCTGATGACATTGTGTTTTCTACATATGACTTGCTTGCATCAAATGACTTTCTGGATCGATTTGATGAGTACAACAACTTTGAGGACAACAACATCGACTGGTTAGCAGAAAGTCTAAGTTTCAACCGATGAGATTCACGTACAGTTTATTTTTAACGTAGCTAAGTAGTAGCCTTTCAATTTTATCCCATCGTGTTCAGAGTTTGTAAATTTGTTTACAGGAATCAATGACGGCTATTGGTTTTGAAGTGTTCTTAACTAGTTCACATTGAACACTGAATTGGGTCAATGGCGATGTAGCAGAGTACATTACTCTAATAGATGATTTATATTTCCGAAAAGAATGAATACAAATTGTGCTCAACTGATGAATAATTTTTCAGCTAACAGTAACAATCCAATGTTCCAAAAATGATCGTAACACTTTGTAATCTACAATTTCTTTCACGCTTTTTTTCTGAAAGCACAGTTTACTGTATGGTACTCTAGACTGTGATGGTGAACAAATAGAGTTTTAGCACAACAGAAAGAGCCAACTGCAACAGAAAGATCCCAGCCACAATCAAGAACCAACTTTCACCTGCTGAGACAATGTGGGCGCGAAGGTTTATGGCCACAAAAGTAGCAGACATGATCCCAGCCACGCCAGCAATCACCCATCGAAAAATTTCCAAGGGAACAACGGAGAGACACTGCATTTACACAAAATAGCAATGTCAGCTAGCTACATCAACATCAAAATCTAACATATTTTCTAGTACAAAGCCCTTCACATAGTAATGGCTCTTATTAACTACACAAAGATTAGGAATACTAAACTGAGACATTAATGGACATTATTCTTGTAAGTGATGGTATTTAAGTTAACTTCTCCAGCATTATTAAGATACTAACTttctgaaaaaagaaaagaaaaaagaagatattTAGAATTCTGGCCCGTATTTTCAAACTCTACATTATGGTATAGAACTTGGGTGTTGGCACAACCCTTTTGCAGACTTTCTATAAAACATCTTTCTGACAACAAGCTTAATGAAAAAGAACATCCAAAGACTTACCAAAGCTGGTATAAAGACAAACAGGGAGTAGCCATACAGGCAGAACAGATGAACGAGACCTGCTGGTGCCGAGAAGACATTAATGGATAACATACAGCACAAGAGGAACAATAGTGACGTAACCATAGAACAATCCAGCAGACCATTGCACCACGTTAATGTCATAGGACCACTCTTGACTCTTGACTTTGTGTGCTACATATGTCACAAAGGTACCAATGGCAGCTGCGACAAATATAAGGGTTGTGCATATCCAGAAAGGTCCATACCTACAAAGCATTTGATTATGAGATTAGACGACACATGCAGACAATTTTTGGCAAATATACAACTTTTGTTATGAACCCAAAATAACATACAAATATCTGTTGTGAATAGTATTAAAGCACAAGCATTTTACCATCTAAAAGTAAAATTTAGAATAAAGAACTGCCATCAGCAGCATGCTACGCATTTTCCAATAGCTTTCAAATCAAAAGTGATGTTCTTCTGGGAAAAtatcaaagaaaaatatgaatatcCATACAACTTGATTCTACATTTCGAAGCTCTAGATTATAGACATGTCATTGCAGTAAAGTTACCAAAGCAAACTTACAAATCTGGATTGTTAGTTGTTTTTTCATTGAAAGCTCCACTATATGGAAGGAGTGAGTCTTTGATCCTCTCTAGAACATCTGAAGTGTCAACGTCAAAATATGCCTTGTAAGTGGATACACTGAAAGTACGTAGCCAACCACTCTGCTGGGGTTCATCAGAACCAGATACAGGTTTTGAAAATGTGTCTGCATCAAGAGTTACATGCCTTTAACATCACAGCAGATGAAATCCAAAATAATGTAATTACAGTAGTCATCCTATAATATGCTGGATAACATGTATGGAAACAAGTCCGGATGGAAGTTTCCAAACCCCTGAAAAGAGCATTGCTGACTATTTCATATGGTTTAACAACTCTAAGGATTGGAAATAACCACACAGAATGGGAATGGAAACATGCAGAGAGCTGAGTCATTATTCCAAACATAACATTAGCCCCTTCTAAGTTTTCCATTCTAAGCATCCACTCTGTATGAATTTATCAGTCCAATTATTAGCAGTTTCAAATTACTAAAATCATTTCTATAGGCTATTCTATGGTCTGGTTGACTCTCAGCAGCACAACCTATTACAATTGCTACTACACATATTCTCTTTCATAAAGTGATCCAACCCAAACACGCTGCATGTTATGAATACTTAGATCCTTTCACATTCCCACTAGCCAACCTCACATTCCTCCACTTACATAGCATAACGAAATGagcaaaaatttatttttcctaTCGATTGaattcaccaaaaacaataGTCCATACTCAAATCATGATATTAAAACAGACACTGAAATTCAACCATTCCTATCATCCTCCACATACTACACAGTTAACCACCAAAGCCTTCAGGTACTGAATTGCATTCACACGACTACTATTATTCCAAAACAATGTAGGAAAGCCATATACGAAAGCAACTACGAAGTTAACAAACAAGACTCAGAGAAGTGCGTACCATCAGCATCGCGAGGAGGGCGAGCACCACTAGAGATCTTCCCTTGTGCCTCAGACGGAGGAAACGTCTGAAGGTGTGAATCTGCAAACAAATACACCAAAACCATTAATATCGAATCTCTCGCATCCGAAAACTTAAAACGTCACAACTGAGCTAGACTATACATACATTGACCTCATCTCAACTCATCTCATCATACTTCTAGAGCAAACATCTCATCATGCACTCACAATTATGCTTAATCCTTTTGCTAAACTAATCAATAAACCCTAAGCAAGCTAACGATTTAAGAAATACAAGAGCTTCTGAACACAATCAAACAGCAAGAACCAGCTGATTTTGTTCTATATCTAATCCGAGTTTGATTTCTTTAGCTTCAATTTCAcggaaaacaaacaaaagctAAGGCGGAAAGAGAATCAGACCTTGGAATTTGACGGTGTGGTGGCCTGGATCTGGAACCGCCTGCAATAATCAGCCGAGATTATTATGAGCCAGATCAAGTACTTATATAAATACGTATGGATTTCTATATGTGAGAAATTGAGTGCTTACAGCAGGAACAGATCCGGAGACGCTTTGGTTATCAATGCTAGTATAATTGCCGGACATCAtcttgctctcttttgcttcttcttcttcttcttcttcttcttcgtcttcgtcttcgtcttcgtcttcttcgtTTGGCGCTCTGAGCTCTCCTTCAgatctctctcgctctctctctctctctctctctctctctctggtaaAGAGGAGTCTTGGAGTAGCGCGTGGGTCTTGTTTTATTTCTTACGTGCCATAATTGTAAAACGACGTCGTAACtggaaattttcttttctgtgtccaaaaaaaaaatatatatatatatataagctaaaCTGCAATTTACAACTTTTTTCCATTCATAAAGAACAGTTACTTGAACCATATGCTGATGCACAATGTTGTGACTATGAAAGATTGAAAGTTGTTGCCAAATCTTCTCATTTGATATAAGTTACGTCAGTTGTAACTGACGTAACTTAGGCCCATATTTGGAtggttttttagtttatttcaatttttgagATTAATCGATGGTGTTTGCTAATGTTCCCAAAAGCAAATTTCGGCGAAAATTAATTCCTCAAACAACTGAAATTTAAAAGTTTGATCAAGGCTGAGAAACAACTTTCAACTCAAAGCTTGATCATATGTATAAATGTGATATCGACTATCCATGGTGATAGATTTATTGAAATTTTATGGTAATTTGAAGCATATATTCTACATAAAATAGAAGATTAGATACTTCTTCTGCAATATGTTCACTCTAAATGGCACTTGCAATCTCAGCCTCTCTTTGCACACAAAGGAATGACAATTTATGTTACCAGTGCAGTTGGACTGAATCAACCATTTTTGTTAATATTCTTCAGCATGTTGATTTCACTTGTTTATTCTAGGATTTAGGGGACAAAAAATTTGAGCAGAATTATATGGGACTTGCCGACTTGGTATATGAAGTGTCGTAACAGCTATATCAACACCAGCCCACACACCAAGTGACCAAACAAGTAATATCCAAATAATAAATCAAATTTCTCACTATGCATCGATGTTCTGTTCTTGCAGCAGAAATTCTCCTCGCTACATTATTTCTGTGTGAAACAGTTTGCTCTAAGGTTTGAGCTTCCCCAAACCAGGATTTATCTCTAGCTTAAGAAAGCTTTATTACAGCAGCCTGTGAGCTCCTATCGGAAAATTTGTTCCCGCAGTTTAAAGTACAACTGTTTCGGCTAATCATATAAAACCCTCACCTAATTTACATATGAGCTATCCATTTCCTTCTCGATACAAAATCAATCATTCATGCCCTTTTTTATTCTGCCTCTTGTGAGGAATAGATACCTTCGGATTGCGAGTATGAGTACCCAAGTAGTAGCAGAAATTTTTTCCTTGATCATCAAAAGCAACGCGGAGCTCAAAACAGTTTTTAAGATCTGGGCATGTAATCCTTTGAAGAAGCCAGGAACTCCTTCTCTTTTCCATATAGCATTGAGAGTTCCTGGAATTGTTCTTTGGGTCTTTCGGCGAGCTTTCTTAGttttatcatcatcatcatcatctgggTCAGCAGCTTGGATCATGACCTTACACCTGTAGGAAGTAGATGTTTTAGATGATTCCAATGGTCAAGCTTAATAAAGAGACAGTGTGAGAGAGCCATTGCGCACCTGATGGCAGGATAGGTCAAAATGGTAGCAACACTTTTTGAGACTGCACCTAGAACAAATGCTGAAAAGGCAGAAAGGGCTTCTGGGGACGAGCCCTTGGCCGATTtatcttgtttttctttcagtaGTCTTTGTTTTAGCTGATCAAACACTGTATACTGAAGTCAAATGATCaaattttagtttaagtaGAGACGAGGcaacataatattttataGTGAATGCCAGGAAAAGTACCTGAATTGCAGGGTTTGCGGTAAGCAACAGAGAGATTCCAAGACCATCAAATGCATCTTTCCAGGTGCCCTCTGTAAGGGTCTTCCAAAGCCCTTTAGACTTTCCAAAGGCAGTTGTCTGCATCTTTGACGAGGCTGTATCTAGAGGCTACAGTTATACAACACAGTcattaaacagaaaattcgGGGTACTGCAGGCTTTTGAAAAGATCATAGAGGGCAAAAGGAAAGTAACAAAAAACTTCATGACGAGTATATAAGTAAAGCCAGAAATTTTCCTACTCTTTCTATGTCACAGTCAAAATGAGAACAATAGAGCATGACAATAGAGGCTGAACTCATGTTTTTCCATAAGGAATTGGTATCCCAGAATCCTACTATATCATCTTAAGAATTCTCAATTATTATAGAGACTTTATACAAGTGGCTCACCTGTGTGGCAATGGCAGTGCAAGCCCCAGCCGCAGCGGCAAGAATCAGGTTTGCTGATGTACCTATTGATTTAGAACCACTGGTTTCCAGATATAATCTTTTGAAGTAGCTATACCCATAAAAGTACACAAACTGAGAAATGAAGGATTGCAGGTTTTTTGTTTCCAGACCCTGATACAGTGAAAGAACCTGCCGAGTGGATATTGCTTCCCAGAATACATCTGAGAGGTTCCTACATAAGCCAAAACCAGATAAATTAGGGTAAATTCTAAACTAAACTAAAGCTGATAAAGACATTCAGCATTAAGTATTAACACATAAACTTAGAAACTAGGAGATTATCAAGCACATCGCCAGAACTCTAAATATGCATAACTTCACGACACAAGCATGATAAACTTATATATAAAAGGATCAAGCACTCTGTGTTTCCGGCAGAAGTAGCTGTAAGACATTGTATGATGCAAACATAAAAACATGTAAGACATTCTTGAAATATGCACTTGCATGCCTAGCTAACACAAAACCTCATCGAACATGTAACTTCCTCTCATAATTTACAAGAACCTCGAATAGGTTAGACAAACCAGAGAGAAGATTCTAACACTTAAGTTGAATTGCAACTTTGCACCACAGAATCCTAAATCCGCTTCTCATATACAGCAGTCGTATAGCCATTCCCCTATCACACAACTTCAATCCTTTTCGAATCCGCTAATTTTCTAGTATACTGATGAACAGCTGATATATTCAATTCCACACACCAAACCAAAGCCACAGGGTGCCAGACTTCCAGACATGATCTAACCACTCCCAAAAAGAAATCTTCCATTACGAACAAAGCAGAGCACTCAAAAGGTACTATCTTCAAGTAGCATTTCTACAATCCTCTAATGAATATCAGAATTAGAATCGATTCATATCTCAAATTTTTAACTATTCTCCAACCCTatgatgatgatcatgaaCTTCTCCTAATCACCTTCCTCATCATTAACAACATAAACCTCCAACTGCCACCTACCCACTTCCCACAAAAACATACCAACACCCAGAATTTCCccacaaaacaaatcacaaaCCAATGATCCAAACATAATCCACAGACCCAGATCAGAtacaaaaaaaagagggagagagaggttGGGGTTACCTGTACTTGGCCTGATGATCATGGGCTCTGACGTCAGCTTGGTACCTGGTTTTGCAGGTGTCAAGTGGGTACAGAATGGTGGTGCTCAGCAGTGACCCTATGGCTCCTGAAGTAGCCTCTGATATGGACTCGAGATCCATcctgatcttcttcttctttctcaccCCGTCTTCTTCAAATTATTAGTTTATATTTCGAAAGCAGCACGTAGCATATAAAATCTGTCTCTATTTATAGCCGTGTCGCCGTGTCGGGTGCGTTGAAAAGTTGATGAATCAGACTGAGAGGACCGTCCCAGTGGCGTTTTCTGACCACTTTGAATGAACGTGGTTTTCTTTTGCCGTCCCCCGATTCATACATACATGAAGTATCATACACATGCGTGATAACAATGTGTCTAGACATATGGGCTCTACATAAATTGGGAGTAGGGTATGATTATCCTACCAATTAGGTTAGCTAGTGATTGTTACGGAAATCTTTACGCATGAGAATGAATCAATACCGAACATGCATGAATCGTAGTTTATTATTCTGATTCGTAAGTTAATAGTTGTGGTGTACGGTGTACGAGTAATAATGTGACTAGGATTGTAATAGTGGTTATGCATCGTATCTTTTGTGGTGGTGTGATGACGGCAATACACGGtggggagggggggggggggggggaggatGGACGTAAAATGTTTGTTTTGCCGGTGACGGCTAATGTTCATTTTAGGGATCAACCCATGCCTTCAATAATTGAGTGACGGAAGCTATTACGTCAAAGAGTGATGGGTCACattcagtggcggatccagcattagaaacttatctagactaattgaaaatatatattttttcatttttctttgtagAGAGATTTAGAACCGAAACACGGCTTTAGTAGAAGaatattttgttaaaatataCTACGGAAGTATAGAAATATGAATCTACTCATGTTAGAATTGTAACAAATAAGTGGAAAATTCattattttagaaaaaataattaattaaaagaaaaagagcGAAGAAAATGGgagtaaaaagaaaattagatataatttAGCCaaagaaagaggaaaaaataaatagagaATGATGAAAACCTATGGTTGGAAGTTAAGAGAGTTCGAACCTCTGTCCTCAAAGGAATTAAAAGTGAGCCGGAGGGTTTGCCAACTGAAAAATTGCTCAGTAAAACTGTTCAAATTTCATATGGCCTGCAGCCCATAGAATCCACCGCGTGTATCCGCCCATGGTCACATCCACATTATAGGAAAGATGGAGCTGTGTGCTGCCGCCTCCTAGGTGATGCCTCgtgtctttttctttttccgggTATACATGGCCAGTGGCTCCTTCCGTCGTCCAATTGTTTGCTATTGGAGTGGGCTTTGACCCGAATCCGAAGGCCTCATTTAGGTCTGTGTCTCACACCCCTATCATCGTGGAATGGCAATATGGCATTCCCTCGCGAACAAGATCTTGGGTGTTTATGACAAAACTAAAACTAATCTTGGGTGAGTCGGAAGCAACTCAGGCACAGTAGGACCATTATAAGTATTTTAGACAGTTTCAAGCATAATTGCCACGACTTTGTGGTTTGTATAATACTCTACATGACGGTTTTTTGTTGATTAGGAGGCCTTAACATGACACACGATattattataattcaatgtgcatgtcATCCAACTGTTGGTTTGAAAATTCTCACATGATTCTTAATATAAGGTCTTCATTTCGGTACCTCCTCCACTTTGTTTATACATTGTGaattataataattaatgTTTAAACTTATATCAAGTTTTTATTCATGAACAAGTGAAACAACTCGGATCAAACGATCATTTCTACACGACTACACATCACTACAAAACTTCAAGTGGGAGTTTGTTCTATCAGATAAATTTAAAACCTCATTCAATAATAGACGATTAGATTATAGCTAGCAAAAATTCATAACTATCACATCACTTTAGTCAACTTGCAATATTTCATGATAACAAAAATAGTATACTAAACAAAAAAAGTtctttattttaaaaagaaTTCGattaaagtaaaagaaaattacCAATCCGTAATTAAAACTCAGTTAATAATTAAACTTACTTGCTCCATAATTAATCCAAAGAGAAGGTAACTTGACGTGGCGCCAAACCTCGCCAACCCTAAGCCCCCACAGTCCTGCATGTCACCAGTCGCCACcgccaaacaaaaaaagaaaaaatagaaaaggaCATTGTCATTCTTCTCTTCCCACTTTCTGTAACGAGCAGCCAAGCACCACTCTCACCACCCCCTAGGGTTTATCTccaaccttcttcttct contains:
- the LOC126798664 gene encoding peroxisomal adenine nucleotide carrier 1-like isoform X2 — its product is MIIRPSTDVFWEAISTRQVLSLYQGLETKNLQSFISQFVYFYGYSYFKRLYLETSGSKSIGTSANLILAAAAGACTAIATQPLDTASSKMQTTAFGKSKGLWKTLTEGTWKDAFDGLGISLLLTANPAIQYTVFDQLKQRLLKEKQDKSAKGSSPEALSAFSAFVLGAVSKSVATILTYPAIRCKVMIQAADPDDDDDDKTKKARRKTQRTIPGTLNAIWKREGVPGFFKGLHAQILKTVLSSALLLMIKEKISATTWVLILAIRRYLFLTRGRIKKGMND
- the LOC126798664 gene encoding peroxisomal adenine nucleotide carrier 1-like isoform X1, with translation MDLESISEATSGAIGSLLSTTILYPLDTCKTRYQADVRAHDHQAKYRNLSDVFWEAISTRQVLSLYQGLETKNLQSFISQFVYFYGYSYFKRLYLETSGSKSIGTSANLILAAAAGACTAIATQPLDTASSKMQTTAFGKSKGLWKTLTEGTWKDAFDGLGISLLLTANPAIQYTVFDQLKQRLLKEKQDKSAKGSSPEALSAFSAFVLGAVSKSVATILTYPAIRCKVMIQAADPDDDDDDKTKKARRKTQRTIPGTLNAIWKREGVPGFFKGLHAQILKTVLSSALLLMIKEKISATTWVLILAIRRYLFLTRGRIKKGMND
- the LOC126800735 gene encoding NAC domain-containing protein 41-like, with translation MNLGAIHYPKGMRFHPTDLELVDYFLHDKADVEKSGWYSNFIYECSDFYGEKEPWVIWDMYGGASIEEGEPLHFYTKRIKQNSNGKRFARKVGSGTWSGEYSKEVLAGDTKIGTMRNFRYEKGCDPNQNGAWLMHEYESECDKYGENEYVICVLRRNPRKAPPLLQDDQRDVQLTKKESSTKTRKRMSSTAVVEQRKRRLKKNSKLKEEQSSEVDDVDQCPELLDMGKEERKQETCNVQGCSSCTQLPGLQPYDHDQATYTSFQGYYSSINNTDNDYSYHFPEYNFYDDGASTIDEIIGPVKDDCLRDKQFQDQLYHGDENRLDFGDYLHGGVSQPPNDDDQPTIDYPWNM
- the LOC126800737 gene encoding NAC domain-containing protein 19-like, whose amino-acid sequence is MKSFPIGFRFHPTDDELVSYYLRNKAQLGDEYRSSHVPNCPEFYGKSEPWTIWDKYGGHAVEDGEPLFFFAKRKRLNPKSSRFDRKVGTGTWSGQYRVKVMEEGKVIGVKRDFRYERGSSADQNNRWLMDEYELNKNDITVLCTLRKNPTNPPPKTDDPADPSPETHVSETVESTVDESRRKRKFDDFIGDLEQDLDQRRKLIADLEQRRMLRGNKQPRTEGTSWVEQGGHQ
- the LOC126798830 gene encoding LOW QUALITY PROTEIN: uncharacterized protein LOC126798830 (The sequence of the model RefSeq protein was modified relative to this genomic sequence to represent the inferred CDS: deleted 1 base in 1 codon), whose amino-acid sequence is MMSGNYTSIDNQSVSGSVPAAVPDPGHHTVKFQDSHLQTFPPSEAQGKISSGARPPRDADDTFSKPVSGSDEPQQSGWLRTFSVSTYKAYFDVDTSDVLERIKDSLLPYSGAFNEKTTNNPDLYGPFWICTTLIFVAAAIGTFVTYVAHKVKSQEWSYDINVVQWSAGLFYGYVTIVPLVLYVIINVFSAPAGLVHLFCLYGYSLFVFIPALCLSVVPLEIFRWVIAGVAGIMSATFVAINLRAHIVSAGESWFLIVAGIFLLQLALSVVLKLYLFTITV